A single region of the Nicotiana sylvestris chromosome 6, ASM39365v2, whole genome shotgun sequence genome encodes:
- the LOC104228150 gene encoding phosphatidylinositol transfer protein sfh5-like, giving the protein MGACASRPKDLDRDLAPAPVPAEDPATPKKSEGDSVPQEKKDGEETKKEEALVDVSEAEAEAPKIEEVTTETKAVVEETETVTKEETAKPAEELKVEAVKEEPKEQQPAAEEKKEVAE; this is encoded by the exons ATGGGAGCATGTGCGAGCAGACCTAAGGATTTGGACAGGGACTTGGCCCCTGCTCCTGTCCCTGCTGAGGACCCTGCCACCCCCAAGAAATCCGAGGGTGACTCTGTTCCCCAG GAGAAGAAAGATGGAGAGGAAACAAAGAAGGAAGAGGCATTGGTAGATGTATCAGAAGCAGAAGCAGAGGCTCCCAAGATTGAGGAAGTAACCACAGAGACAAAGGCTGTTGTTGAGGAAACAGAAACTGTCACCAAAGAGGAAACAGCCAAACCAGCAGAGGAACTCAAAGTTGAGGCTGTGAAAGAAGAGCCCAAGGAGCAGCAGCCAGCAGCAGAGGAGAAGAAAGAGGTAGCTGAGTAA